Proteins encoded together in one Osmerus eperlanus chromosome 20, fOsmEpe2.1, whole genome shotgun sequence window:
- the LOC134006925 gene encoding uncharacterized protein LOC134006925 produces MTQTGGQCHLVVGMEVLVRTRAPGLQGSRAPGLQGGGMEVLGTSVFLKRKDDDCLATLLRRADSGYLKLVFTGRGESRRRGERREHTLKASVCDHVDVTLSSSRLGQHVQPCSDETDRRGIRRRITVSEHVEEESRATQGSLNACYRQVWGGSGLRGVLSREQTPPYWNSSLLMSSAVDQVRKRPGQQSPKPGSHFPAHQ; encoded by the exons ATGACTCAGACAGGGGGGCAGTGTCATCTAGTGGTTGGGATGGAGGTGTTGGTGAGGACCAGGGCTCCAGGGCTCCAGGGCTCCAGGGCTCCAGGGCTCcagggtggaggaatggaggtgtTG ggtACATCTGTGTTCCTGAAGAGGAAGGACGACGACTGTCTCGCAACTTTACTCA GGCGTGCTGACAGCGGTTATCTCAAGCTCGTCTTCACAGGACGGGGGGAGTCACGGAGGCGTGGAGAGAGACGTGAACACACATTGAAAGCGTCGGTGTGTGACCACGTTGATGTCACTTTGTCATCCTCTCGTCTTGGGCAGCACGTACAGCCGTGTTCTGACGAGACGGACCGTAGAGGGATTAGAAGACGAATCACCGTCTCGGaacatgtcgaggaggaaagcagAGCAACCCAAGGCAGTTTAAAC gcctgcTACAGGCAGGTGTGGGGGGGCTCAGGTCTGAGGGGGGTGTTGTCGAGGGAACAGACCCCTCCTTACTGGAACAGCTCTCTGCTGATGTCATCAGCGGTAGATCAG GTGAGGAAGAGGCCGGGCCAGCAGAGTCCCAAACCAGGAAGTCACTTCCCAGCCCACCAATAG